Proteins encoded by one window of Anaerosporomusa subterranea:
- the cooS gene encoding anaerobic carbon-monoxide dehydrogenase catalytic subunit produces the protein MSDPKQPLIKSTDEVSKGDVESVPGKGDASGTNNPDDHFDVHSNSRKYYDIEKSPKPEDVFAWQRKHIQVHDQSKEGYPLNVIIDPAMREMYQHVHAQGLTNVFDRWEQQEKIRCNFCVQGLSCQLCANGPCRISPKVPRGACGVDAHVMVARNFVYRHVTIGTSANMFHAQQAARTLKAAARAPESGLKIRDSEKLLKYAEMAGLNTTHDVKKVAEDFANWVLADMGKPYYEESAMVQAFAPAKRKELWRELGLFPGGGNSEVAYAQTKCMTNLNADPVDFLLTSVRLGIINEYQGLFALDILQEILMGTQKINKTRQNMGLLDPKKVNIITNGHMPLVAHVVIDLASQQEWQEKAKQAGADGLQILGHVCEGQQLMNYSGTQSQSAYGGQEGEWLSEEYLFATGCVDSFVFDYNCTIPTLPLYAKRFGTRMISTHEVIRMPGTEVVEFIPEKMAEQAAKILDMSIEAFKQRKSENREVYVPPYTTECTVGFSTEPIKAALGGSWKPLLDAITQGSIRGIATIVGCTTAHYGQGGSNIFRITKGLIEKDILVLSGGCTSAVMEYTGLTRPEAADECGSGLKSVCKALGIPPVLSYGACVDIGKMTHTAKELADALGVDTNMLPLVIGAPEYLEQKAVADACTAIALGWLVHVAPVPSVTGSDVVVKTLTETTETLGLGKLMVELSADKTVQIYLDHIEKKRRELGI, from the coding sequence ATGTCCGATCCGAAGCAACCGCTGATTAAAAGTACTGATGAAGTTTCCAAAGGCGATGTAGAGTCTGTACCTGGTAAAGGGGATGCCAGCGGAACCAATAATCCTGATGACCATTTTGACGTCCATTCTAACAGCCGGAAATATTACGACATCGAAAAATCGCCAAAGCCGGAAGATGTGTTCGCTTGGCAGCGCAAGCATATTCAAGTTCACGACCAAAGCAAAGAAGGCTACCCGCTGAATGTGATCATCGACCCGGCTATGCGTGAAATGTACCAGCATGTTCATGCACAAGGCTTGACAAACGTTTTTGACCGCTGGGAACAGCAGGAGAAAATCCGCTGCAACTTTTGCGTGCAAGGCTTATCCTGCCAACTGTGCGCCAATGGACCTTGCCGCATCAGCCCGAAAGTACCCCGAGGCGCTTGCGGGGTTGATGCTCATGTGATGGTGGCCAGAAATTTCGTCTATCGCCATGTCACCATCGGCACGTCAGCCAACATGTTTCACGCGCAGCAAGCGGCCCGGACTCTCAAGGCGGCTGCAAGAGCGCCGGAGAGTGGATTGAAAATTCGCGATAGCGAGAAGCTTCTTAAATACGCTGAAATGGCCGGCTTGAATACGACGCATGATGTCAAGAAGGTTGCCGAAGATTTTGCCAACTGGGTGCTTGCAGATATGGGCAAACCCTATTATGAAGAGTCTGCCATGGTACAGGCCTTTGCACCAGCCAAACGTAAGGAGTTATGGAGAGAACTTGGTTTGTTCCCCGGCGGCGGCAACAGTGAAGTGGCTTATGCCCAGACGAAGTGTATGACAAACCTCAATGCCGATCCTGTTGATTTCCTGCTGACCTCAGTTCGCCTGGGTATTATCAATGAATACCAGGGACTGTTCGCGCTGGACATCTTGCAGGAAATCTTGATGGGGACGCAAAAAATCAATAAAACCCGTCAAAACATGGGCCTATTAGATCCTAAGAAAGTAAACATCATTACCAACGGTCATATGCCCTTGGTCGCTCATGTCGTTATTGATCTTGCCTCTCAGCAAGAGTGGCAGGAAAAGGCTAAACAGGCAGGCGCAGACGGCTTGCAGATTCTTGGACACGTCTGCGAGGGCCAGCAGTTGATGAACTACTCTGGCACACAGTCACAAAGCGCCTACGGAGGTCAGGAAGGAGAATGGCTGTCTGAGGAATATCTATTCGCTACCGGCTGCGTCGACTCGTTTGTCTTTGATTACAACTGCACAATTCCCACTTTGCCTCTGTACGCAAAACGATTTGGCACCCGCATGATCAGCACGCATGAAGTTATCCGCATGCCGGGGACGGAAGTCGTGGAATTCATTCCGGAGAAAATGGCAGAGCAGGCGGCCAAGATTCTTGATATGTCAATTGAGGCCTTTAAACAGCGTAAGTCGGAAAACCGTGAAGTCTATGTTCCACCCTATACGACAGAGTGTACGGTCGGCTTCAGTACTGAGCCGATTAAAGCGGCGCTCGGCGGTTCGTGGAAACCGCTCTTGGATGCGATCACCCAAGGCAGCATTCGCGGCATCGCTACTATCGTCGGTTGCACCACTGCTCATTACGGTCAAGGCGGCAGCAACATCTTCCGCATTACCAAGGGCCTGATTGAGAAAGACATTCTCGTTTTGTCTGGCGGTTGCACTTCAGCCGTTATGGAGTATACTGGCCTTACCCGTCCGGAAGCGGCAGATGAATGCGGTTCAGGTCTGAAATCTGTCTGCAAGGCCTTAGGTATTCCGCCAGTTCTCTCCTATGGCGCATGTGTCGATATCGGAAAGATGACCCATACTGCCAAAGAGTTAGCCGACGCGCTAGGCGTAGATACCAACATGCTGCCACTAGTTATTGGCGCGCCGGAATATCTTGAGCAAAAAGCTGTAGCTGACGCCTGTACCGCGATTGCATTAGGCTGGCTGGTTCATGTCGCGCCTGTGCCGTCTGTTACTGGCAGCGATGTGGTGGTGAAAACTCTGACTGAAACCACGGAGACGTTGGGACTTGGCAAGCTAATGGTTGAACTGAGTGCGGATAAGACTGTTCAGATTTATCTGGATCATATTGAGAAAAAACGGAGAGAA
- a CDS encoding YkuS family protein → MQKKVAVENNLTSIAKALENKGYTVVSPKSGLDVIAAVVMGMDNNLMNIQNTVTKAPVIDAAGLTPEEVVSRIESLK, encoded by the coding sequence ATGCAGAAAAAAGTAGCCGTAGAAAATAACCTGACCAGTATCGCCAAAGCGTTGGAGAACAAGGGATATACAGTGGTCAGTCCAAAAAGCGGACTCGATGTAATCGCCGCAGTTGTCATGGGAATGGACAACAACCTTATGAATATACAGAACACGGTAACGAAAGCGCCAGTTATTGATGCTGCCGGATTAACCCCGGAAGAAGTCGTATCCCGCATCGAATCGCTCAAATAG
- a CDS encoding response regulator, translating into MEKVLVVDDNPHNCELMSDLLTNWGYEVNTVGQGTEAIVVAGRDCPDIILLDVMLPGMNGFEVCHEIKTNSQTRDIPVIMLTVLNEVDDRIRGLKVGADYFMSKPFNYQELKFRLSALLQQKQRIDSMEEGQAVVDAFLVMMKFKDPQLYMHTCRVKDYCAKVSRVLLLSEKQHERLLWAACLHDIGKVIDFSPSHPQTGREILSHLKMGSYVADLTLRHHDPQPWASIELEILVTVDRFESLLSHHDKQAIEQLRQLSSQIGVSAKVLAAIEQVLRDEQFCEKMTGRFR; encoded by the coding sequence ATGGAAAAAGTATTGGTTGTTGATGATAATCCACATAACTGTGAATTGATGAGTGATTTATTAACAAATTGGGGGTATGAGGTAAACACAGTCGGTCAGGGGACTGAAGCCATTGTAGTCGCTGGCCGGGATTGCCCTGACATTATTCTACTTGACGTCATGTTGCCCGGGATGAACGGCTTTGAAGTTTGTCATGAAATTAAGACAAATTCTCAAACACGCGATATTCCTGTCATCATGCTGACCGTGTTAAATGAAGTTGATGATCGAATTCGGGGTCTTAAGGTTGGCGCCGACTACTTTATGTCAAAACCCTTTAATTACCAGGAATTGAAATTCCGCTTATCCGCTCTGTTGCAACAAAAACAACGGATTGACAGTATGGAGGAAGGGCAAGCGGTGGTGGATGCTTTTTTAGTAATGATGAAGTTTAAAGATCCGCAGTTGTATATGCACACCTGCCGAGTCAAGGATTATTGTGCAAAAGTATCCCGCGTGCTACTGCTTTCTGAAAAACAGCATGAACGATTGCTGTGGGCAGCTTGTCTGCATGATATTGGCAAGGTGATTGATTTTTCACCCTCTCATCCGCAAACTGGGCGGGAGATTCTTTCTCACTTAAAAATGGGCAGTTATGTGGCTGACTTAACGCTCCGACATCACGACCCTCAACCGTGGGCTAGTATCGAACTGGAGATACTGGTCACGGTTGATCGTTTTGAAAGCTTATTGAGTCATCATGATAAACAGGCAATCGAACAATTGCGGCAATTAAGTAGTCAAATCGGTGTTAGCGCCAAGGTGCTGGCGGCGATCGAACAAGTCCTACGGGATGAGCAATTTTGCGAAAAAATGACCGGAAGATTTAGGTGA